One genomic segment of Musa acuminata AAA Group cultivar baxijiao chromosome BXJ3-3, Cavendish_Baxijiao_AAA, whole genome shotgun sequence includes these proteins:
- the LOC103977101 gene encoding protein-L-isoaspartate O-methyltransferase: protein MLAPPHAGCYAVALAAVAFSRPRPLYSSLFQHRSLAFSSRASLRFNLSSGMEHFSTKGSMDKNEGLVEQLKHYGMIKSDKVAEVMQIVDRGLFVPEGSPAYVDSPMPIGYNATISAPHMHATCLELLEEHLQPGMRALDVGSGTGYLTACFAMMVGPQGRTVGVEHIPELVASSINSIKRSAASSLLNEGSLSVHAADGRKGWPELAPYDAIHVGAASPDIPRALLEQLKPGGRMVIPVGNFFQNLKVVDKNDDGSVHVYSEASVRFVPLTSRAAQLQDY from the exons ATGCTCGCTCCGCCTCACGCCGGCTGCTACGCAGTGGCGCTAGCTGCCGTCGCCTTCTCGCGTCCCCGTCCGCTCTACTCCTCCCTTTTCCAACACCGCTCTCTCGCTTTCTCTTCCCGTGCTTCCCTCCGTTTCAATCTCTCGTCCGGAATGGAG CACTTCTCTACAAAAGGCTCGATGGATAAAAACGAAGGATTGGTGGAGCAATTAAAGCACTATGGTATGATCAAGTCAGATAAAGTTGCTGAAGTAATGCAGATTGTCGATAGAGGCCTATTTGTACCTGAAGGAAGTCCAGCTTATGTTGACAGCCCTATGCCAATAGGATATAATGCAACCATATCTGCACCTCACATGCATGCAACTTGTCTCGAACTACTGGAAGAACATCTACAACCTGGAATGCGTGCGTTGGATGTTGGTTCAG GGACTGGATATTTGACAGCTTGTTTTGCAATGATGGTCGGGCCGCAAGGCCGCACTGTGGGAGTTGAACACATTCCTGAACTGGTTGCTTCTTCCATCAACAGCATCAAGAGAAGTGCCGCATCATCTTTATTGAATGAAGGTTCCCTCTCTGTGCATGCTGCTG ATGGAAGGAAAGGATGGCCTGAACTGGCACCCTACGACGCCATCCACGTTGGCGCTGCGTCCCCCGACATCCCTCGAGCACTGCTGGAGCAGCTGAAGCCTGGCGGCAGGATGGTGATCCCCGTTGGCAACTTCTTCCAGAATCTTAAGGTGGTCGACAAGAATGACGACGGCTCCGTCCACGTCTACAGTGAGGCTTCCGTGCGCTTCGTCCCCCTGACGAGCCGTGCAGCACAGCTTCAAGACTACTAA
- the LOC135632396 gene encoding thylakoid lumenal 17.9 kDa protein, chloroplastic-like isoform X2 → MEMSSTAAVHCCPIPSVSKPRPSPLSSLMLQAKGFLLSSLAPLGLAIVLSSPLPSVAALPYPNPQSPPSSPATPYAQSQKLQLGLENGKIRACPSINPGCVSTNPNSSSFAFPWMIPDNFSGDVIQSLRDAILRTQRNVEFKVDEETPDGNYIQAEVDGGFGRDVMEFLL, encoded by the exons atggAGATGTCCTCAACTGCAGCAGTTCACTGCTGTCCGATTCCCTCCGTCTCCAAGCCTCGACCCTCACCACTCTCTTCTCTCATGCTACAAGCAAAAGGCTTCCTTCTCTCTTCCTTGGCTCCTCTGGGCCTTGCCATAGTTCTTAGCTCTCCCTTGCCCTCCGTTGCAGCACTCCCTTATCCTAATCCTCAGTCTCCTCCTTCCTCACCTGCCACTCCCTACGCGCAGTCTCAGAAGCTGCAGCTTGGGCTAGAGAATGG GAAGATTAGAGCTTGTCCATCCATCAATCCTGGTTGCGTCTCCACGAACCCGAACTCGTCGTCGTTTGCTTTTCCATGGATGATCCCTGATAATTTCTCGGGAGATGTCATTCAG AGTTTGCGTGATGCAATCCTGAGAACACAGCGGAATGTTGAGTTCAAGGTAGACGAAGAAACACCTGACG GGAACTATATACAAGCAGAGGTTGATGGAGGATTTGGACGTGATGTAATGGAGTTCCTG CTTTAG
- the LOC135633884 gene encoding inorganic phosphate transporter 2-1, chloroplastic-like — protein MVLSSPYFSFARHSGVGGSGGATAAAASAFILRRPLRRLPSHPRPPLHDNSSTKTFPCFKSYPLRPALDRRHLPMATLSSSFSGADDGPKPVVEANTEEGEELPELAKAFHISSRTASAVCILIAFAALTLPLAMRSLGQAADLKTKALSYLTLLSGFYMAWNIGANDVANAMGTSVGSGALTLRQAVMTAAVLEFSGALLMGTHVTSTMQKGILVASVFQGKDTLLFAGLLSSLAAAGTWLQVASFYGWPVSTTHCIVGAMVGFGLIYGGIGAVFWSSLARVTSSWIISPVMGAAASFIVYKCIRRFVYSAPNPGQAAAAAAPIAVFLGVTGISFAAFPLSKSFPVALVQALACGTAGAIIVSRVIHKQLGHLLTSEAEKTPTSEKPHLEHIGFLTNVAGPTGAQLEIVYGVFGYMQVLSACFMSFAHGGNDVSNAIGPLAAALSILQGGASSAEIVIPTDVLAWGGFGIVAGLMIWGYRVIATIGKKITELTPTRGFAAEFAAASVVLVASKLGLPISATHTLVGAVMGVGFARGLNSVRAETVREIVTSWAVTIPVGAVLSVFYTWISTKLLSFLI, from the exons ATGGTTCTCTCTTCCCCATACTTCTCCTTCGCGAGACACAGTGGAGTAGGAGGAAGTGGTGGAGCAACAGCAGCTGCGGCTTCCGCTTTCATTCTTCGAAGGCCGCTTCGGCGACTGCCATCCCACCCTCGTCCCCCACTCCATGACAACTCCTCCACGAAGACCTTCCCTTGCTTCAAGTCTTATCCTCTCAGACCTGCCCTCGACAGGCGCCACCTTCCTATGGccaccctctcctcctccttctccggcGCCGACGACGGGCCGAAGCCCGTCGTGGAGGCCAACACGGAGGAAGGGGAGGAGCTGCCCGAATTGGCCAAGGCTTTCCACATCTCGTCCAGGACCGCCTCCGCCGTCTGCATCCTCATCGCCTTCGCCGCGCTCACCTTGCCCCTGGCGATGAGGTCGCTGGGACAGGCGGCCGACCTGAAGACGAAGGCCCTGTCGTACCTCACCCTGCTCTCGGGCTTCTACATGGCGTGGAACATCGGGGCCAACGACGTGGCCAACGCCATGGGGACGTCGGTCGGCTCGGGGGCGCTAACCCTGCGGCAGGCCGTCATGACCGCGGCCGTGCTCGAGTTCTCGGGGGCCTTGCTCATGGGGACGCACGTCACCAGCACGATGCAGAAGGGGATCCTCGTAGCCTCCGTCTTCCAGGGGAAGGACACCTTGCTCTTCGCAGGGCTGCTTTCTTCTCTCGCCGCAGCTGGTACTTGGTTGCAG GTGGCATCATTTTATGGATGGCCTGTCTCCACTACGCACTGCATAGTAGGAGCCATGGTTGGGTTTGGGCTTATATATGGGGGAATTGGTGCTGTCTTCTGGAGTTCATTGGCCAGGGTGACTTCCTCGTGGATCATCTCCCCTGTCATGGGCGCAGCAGCCTCATTCATTGTCTACAAGTGCATACGCAGA TTTGTATACAGTGCTCCAAATCCCGGGcaggcagctgctgctgctgcacctATTGCTGTGTTCCTGGGAGTTACTGGAATCTCCTTCGCTGCTTTCCCCCTCAGCAAGAGCTTTCCTGTTGCATTAGTTCAGGCCTTGGCCTGTGGCACTGCAGGTGCAATTATCGTCAGCAGAGTCATCCACAAGCAGCTGGGCCATCTGCTAACATCAGAAGCAGAGAAAACACCAACAAGCGAGAAGCCGCACCTCGAACACATCGGTTTCCTGACTAACGTCGCAGGCCCCACTGGAGCGCAGCTAGAGATCGTCTATGGTGTCTTCGGCTACATGCAGGTCCTGTCAGCTTGCTTCATGTCGTTTGCGCATGGAGGCAATGATGTCTCCAATGCCATCGGGCCACTGGCCGCAGCTCTATCCATACTTCAGGGCGGAGCAAGCAGCGCTGAGATCGTCATCCCCACTGACGTTCTTGCCTGGGGTGGGTTCGGGATCGTCGCAGGGCTCATGATATGGGGATACCGAGTCATAGCAACCATCGGCAAGAAGATCACTGAGCTCACTCCGACAAGGGGGTTTGCAGCAGAATTCGCAGCAGCCTCGGTGGTCCTTGTGGCATCGAAGCTTGGCCTGCCCATCTCAGCAACCCACACACTCGTTGGTGCCGTGATGGGCGTCGGCTTTGCCAGGGGACTCAACAGCGTCAGAGCAGAGACAGTGCGCGAGATTGTTACTTCTTGGGCAGTGACCATACCAGTTGGTGCAGTGTTGTCTGTCTTCTATACATGGATCTCCACCAAGCTGTTGTCATTTTTGATCTAA
- the LOC135634168 gene encoding eukaryotic translation initiation factor 4E-1-like, which translates to MAEEAGMIAAARASEEDKAREREADPSDEIEEGEIEDADADSDADAARRGGAQPHPLENSWTFWFDNPSAKSKQAAWGSSLRPIHTFATVEDFWSLYNNIHHPSKLIMGADFHCFKYKIEPKWEDPVCANGGKWTISCVRGKADQLWLYTLLAMIGEQFEYGDEICGAVVSVRAKQERIALWTKNAANEEAQISIGRQWKELLDYNDTIGFIFHEDAKKDKVPKNRYTV; encoded by the exons ATGGCAGAGGAAGCGGGGATGATCGCGGCAGCGAGAGCGTCCGAGGAGGACAAGGCAAGGGAGAGGGAGGCTGACCCGTCGGATGAGATCGAGGAAGGCGAGATCGAGGACGCCGACGCCGATTCTGATGCCGACGCCGCCAGGAGGGGCGGCGCCCAGCCTCACCCCTTGGAAAACTCCTGGACGTTCTGGTTCGACAACCCCTCCGCCAAGTCCAAGCAGGCCGCCTGGGGCAGCTCCCTCCGGCCCATCCACACCTTCGCCACCGTCGAAGACTTCTGGAG CCTCTACAATAATATCCACCACCCGAGCAAACTGATTATGGGAGCAGATTTTCATTGCTTTAAATACAAGATTGAGCCAAAATGGGAAGATCCAGTTTGTGCTAATGGAGGGAAATGGACCATCAGTTGTGTTAGAGGAAAAGCAGACCAACTGTGGTTGTATACT TTACTGGCAATGATTGGTGAGCAGTTCGAGTATGGGGATGAAATTTGTGGAGCAGTTGTTAGCGTCCGTGCGAAACAAGAAAGAATAGCTTTGTGGACCAAGAATGCTGCCAATGAAGAAGCTCAG ATAAGCATCGGGAGACAGTGGAAAGAGCTCCTTGACTATAATGACACGATTGGCTTTATTTTCCAT GAAGATGCAAAGAAGGATAAGGTTCCTAAGAATCGGTATACTGTGTGA
- the LOC135632396 gene encoding thylakoid lumenal 17.9 kDa protein, chloroplastic-like isoform X1, which produces MEMSSTAAVHCCPIPSVSKPRPSPLSSLMLQAKGFLLSSLAPLGLAIVLSSPLPSVAALPYPNPQSPPSSPATPYAQSQKLQLGLENGKIRACPSINPGCVSTNPNSSSFAFPWMIPDNFSGDVIQSLRDAILRTQRNVEFKVDEETPDGNYIQAEVDGGFGRDVMEFLVRKDVVAFRSMATKVTYIYPFTTALGDSKGQIERINRIKEELGWYAPNFESMD; this is translated from the exons atggAGATGTCCTCAACTGCAGCAGTTCACTGCTGTCCGATTCCCTCCGTCTCCAAGCCTCGACCCTCACCACTCTCTTCTCTCATGCTACAAGCAAAAGGCTTCCTTCTCTCTTCCTTGGCTCCTCTGGGCCTTGCCATAGTTCTTAGCTCTCCCTTGCCCTCCGTTGCAGCACTCCCTTATCCTAATCCTCAGTCTCCTCCTTCCTCACCTGCCACTCCCTACGCGCAGTCTCAGAAGCTGCAGCTTGGGCTAGAGAATGG GAAGATTAGAGCTTGTCCATCCATCAATCCTGGTTGCGTCTCCACGAACCCGAACTCGTCGTCGTTTGCTTTTCCATGGATGATCCCTGATAATTTCTCGGGAGATGTCATTCAG AGTTTGCGTGATGCAATCCTGAGAACACAGCGGAATGTTGAGTTCAAGGTAGACGAAGAAACACCTGACG GGAACTATATACAAGCAGAGGTTGATGGAGGATTTGGACGTGATGTAATGGAGTTCCTGGTTAGAAAAGATGTTGTTGCTTTTAGATCAATGGCAACAAAAGTCACATATATTTACCCATTCACAACAGCTTTAGGTGACTCCAAAGGACAAATTGAACGAATCAACAGAATCAAGGAAGAATTGGGTTGGTATGCTCCCAATTTTGAATCCATGGATTAA
- the LOC135634167 gene encoding uncharacterized protein LOC135634167: MDMVLCDELVQEILRRLPPSSAPSVSLVSKRWLCLLRSSTTSLSLRIPPHQTTPIISTSNNSPSLPSILSHYPFLTDLTVVDEDNPADDLLLAIAAAACSSRLAHLRFLPASPLSPTALLSSSAALAGLTTLQIASLLPLSFRWLSFLPSLKSFSLVRSRPKRPPSLRQEAQQPPPAADDEDDDGDRSALVLLPLESLSLSGICASDRGLSWLWRRCAGLRWLQLRACEGTGDGPSSPVFPLCLPGLLVLELRTCRAIADRVLLHAADHCRALTSLLLYDGGSRDALHHFIHRRGAALRTLDLRLPLDLHNDHLFAIAADDRGDIGKPGGHRLAALRLHSCCLVTGDGLRSLARSAAGAAIEELALVNCDVVEKEPGLLTCLSQSMQRLRRVDLSHNEGLADKEVGSMLASCRNLVEMRVRGCRALTGAALSSLLKYCGKQVEVVDITWCPGIVSDAVEMLVMNASCRLRQLMVEENKVNEAAAVWLSQKGIKIG; this comes from the coding sequence ATGGATATGGTGTTGTGTGATGAGCTGGTTCAGGAGATCCTGCGGCGGCTGCCTCCCTCCTCCGCCCCGTCCGTCTCCCTCGTCTCCAAGCGCTGGCTCTGCCTCCTccgctcctccaccacctccctcTCCCTCCGCATCCCCCCACATCAAACGACCCCGATTATTTCTACGAGCAATAATTCGCCATCACTCCCCTCCATCCTCTCCCACTACCCCTTCCTCACCGACCTCACCGTCGTGGACGAGGACAACCCCGCCGACGACCTCCTCctcgccatcgccgccgccgcctgctCCTCCCGTCTCGCCCACCTCCGCTTCCTCCCGGCGTCCCCTCTATCCCCTACCGCCCtactctcctcctccgccgccctcGCTGGCCTCACCACTCTCCAAATCGCctccctcctccccctctccttccGCTGGCTCTCCTTCCTCCCCTCCCTCAAGTCCTTCTCCCTCGTCCGCTCCCGCCCCAAGCGCCCCCCCTCCCTTCGACAAGAAGCGCAACAGCCGCCGCCGGCTGCTGACGACGAGGACGACGATGGGGACCGGTCGGCCCTCGTGCTGCTGCCGCTGGAGAGCCTGTCGTTGTCTGGCATCTGCGCCTCCGACCGCGGCCTCTCCTGGCTGTGGCGCCGCTGCGCCGGTCTCCGGTGGCTGCAGCTGCGCGCCTGCGAGGGAACCGGCGACGGCCCCTCCTCCCCCGTCTTCCCCCTCTGCCTCCCGGGTCTCCTCGTGCTCGAGCTCCGCACCTGCCGCGCTATCGCCGACCGCGTCCTCCTCCACGCCGCCGACCACTGCCGCGCCCTCACCTCCCTTCTGCTCTACGACGGCGGCAGCCGCGACGCCCTTCACCACTTCATCCACCGCCGCGGCGCCGCCCTCCGCACCCTCGACCTCCGCCTCCCGCTCGACCTCCACAACGACCACCTCTTCGCCATCGCGGCCGACGACCGCGGCGACATTGGCAAGCCTGGGGGCCACCGGCTCGCGGCGCTCCGCCTGCACAGCTGTTGCCTGGTCACAGGGGACGGACTCCGGTCGCTCGCCCGGTCTGCCGCTGGCGCGGCGATCGAGGAGCTCGCCCTGGTGAACTGCGATGTGGTGGAGAAGGAGCCCGGGCTGCTGACCTGCCTCAGCCAGAGCATGCAGCGGCTGCGGAGGGTGGACTTGTCCCACAACGAGGGTTTGGCCGACAAGGAAGTGGGATCGATGCTGGCTTCTTGCAGGAATCTGGTGGAGATGAGGGTGAGGGGGTGCAGAGCACTGACGGGTGCTGCATTGAGTTCCTTGCTGAAGTACTGTGGGAAGCAGGTGGAAGTCGTCGACATCACTTGGTGCCCAGGAATCGTCAGTGATGCTGTTGAGATGCTGGTCATGAATGCCTCATGCCGATTGAGGCAATTGATGGTCGAGGAAAACAAAGTCAATGAAGCTGCTGCAGTTTGGCTGTCTCAGAAAGGGATCAAGATTGGTTGA
- the LOC103977107 gene encoding uncharacterized protein LOC103977107, whose amino-acid sequence MEEALKAKEIAERKFNSKDVKGAKKFALKAQNLFPSLEGISQMIATLDVHLAAEKKINGESDWYAILSVNALADEEALKKHYRKLALQLHPDKNKSVGAEGAFKLISEAWSVLSDKNRKTAYDQNRNVNGFQNKASQPHMDHSAHNSANGFHSFSNTTTSNKRARKSNNSSGKSVVPPQTHTVNLNTFWTSCKQCRMQYEYLRIYLNHNLLCPNCHQAFLAVEIGIPGNAANSSVPWSAKQHQHNSNHNYQLKNGYSSGFSTSTYPGTGPMEFQNGGNFDSYNHQNFQWSSLTGSAGTASNADSPFQAAHLVHKKLEKKRRKYEKLQAAAQREESLQTDSHVYKNTVDGSGTYNSGHISSAYDWEQPVSKVGRPAKRRCNGDQSSIYHRRDEAENMSTSIEKTANPEVQRANGAFEDIPRTRMTARQNNFILEFSQINIRQMLIEKVKATVVNKLEEWNLAQSTKLVEKEKLKQKGGQEAAVMDGGDTGKQTCLDDASMKEPILDHDDNKAKEVPKPVSIDVPDPDFYDFDKDRLERTFEGDQVWATYDSEDGMPRLYAMVQKVLSLNPFKIRMSFLNSKSNSELGPINWIASGFAKTCGDFRVSRYQISDTVNIFSHKVRWEKGPRGVIRIVPKKGDIWALYRNWSPDWNELTPDDVIYKYEMVEILDDYSDEDGVSVIPLVKVAGFKAIFHRHMDPLEAKRIAREEMFRFSHQVPSYLLTGEESHSALKGCLELDPAATPIELLQVITEVKEDVGMETNEQQSVKQF is encoded by the exons ATGGAGGAGGCTCTTAAGGCAAAAGAAATCGCGGAAAGGAAATTCAACTCCAAGGACGTCAAGGGTGCCAAGAAGTTTGCTTTGAAGGCCCAAAATCTCTTTCCTTCACTAGAAGGCATAAGCCAAATGATTGCCACTCTGGATGTTCATCTTGCAGCAGAGAAGAAGATCAATGGGGAGAGTGATTGGTATGCAATTCTCTCTGTGAATGCCTTGGCAGATGAAGAGGCACTCAAGAAGCATTACAGGAAGTTAGCCCTTCAGCTACACCCTGACAAGAACAAGTCTGTAGGGGCAGAAGGTGCTTTCAAGCTCATTTCTGAGGCTTGGAGTGTGTTGTCTGATAAGAACAGGAAAACAGCATATGACCAGAACAGAAATGTTAACGGTTTTCAGAACAAAGCTTCTCAACCACACATGGATCATTCGGCTCATAATTCTGCCAATGGTTTCCACTCGTTTTCCAACACCACAACATCCAACAAAAGGGCTCGAAAGAGTAACAATAGTTCTGGTAAATCTGTTGTGCCTCCTCAAACTCATACAGTAAATTTGAACACATTCTGGACATCATGCAAACAGTGCAGGATGCAGTACGAATATCTTAGGATTTACCTTAATCACAATCTTTTATGTCCTAATTGCCATCAAGCCTTCTTGGCTGTCGAGATAGGAATTCCAGGTAATGCAGCCAATTCATCTGTTCCTTGGTCAGCCAAGCAGCACCAACATAATTCAAACCATAATTACCAACTAAAGAATGGTTATAGTTCTGGGTTCAGTACCTCTACTTATCCTGGAACAGGACCTATGGAATTTCAGAATGGGGGAAATTTTGATTCTTATAACCATCAGAACTTCCAATGGAGCTCTCTCACTGGATCAGCTGGGACTGCTAGTAATGCAGATTCTCCTTTTCAGGCTGCACACCTAGTCCATAAGAAACttgagaaaaagagaagaaagtatGAGAAGCTACAAGCTGCAGCCCAGAGAGAAGAGTCTCTCCAGACAGATAGTCATGTCTATAAGAATACAGTGGATGGATCTGGAACTTATAATTCTGGTCACATTAGTAGTGCTTATGATTGGGAGCAACCTGTGTCTAAGGTTGGCAGACCAGCAAAAAGGAGATGCAATGGTGATCAGAGCAGCATTTATCATCGAAGAGATGAGGCAGAAAATATGTCTACAAGCATAGAAAAAACTGCTAATCCTGAAGTTCAAAGGGCTAATGGTGCTTTTGAGGATATTCCTAGAACTAGAATGACTGCTAGACAAAACAACTTTATCTTGGAGTTTTCACAGATTAATATCCGGCAAATGCTAATCGAGAAGGTTAAGGCGACAGTTGTTAACAAGCTCGAAGAATGGAACTTAGCTCAGTCAACCAAGCTGGTAGAAAAAGAGAAATTAAAGCAGAAAGGTGGACAAGAAGCAGCTGTTATGGATGGGGGGGATACAGGAAAACAGACCTGCTTAGATGACGCCAGCATGAAGGAGCCAATCCTTGACCATGATGACAATAAAGCTAAAGAAGTTCCAAAACCTGTATCAATCGATGTTCCTGATCCCGATTTCTATGACTTTGACAAGGACCGGCTTGAGAGGACTTTTGAAGGTGATCAGGTGTGGGCTACATATGACAGTGAAGATGGTATGCCACGACTCTATGCCATGGTTCAAAAAGTTCTCTCTTTGAATCCTTTTAAGATCCGTATGAGTTTTCTTAACTCAAAATCCAACAGTGAATTGGGACCAATTAACTGGATAGCCTCTGGATTTGCCAAGACATGTGGAGATTTCAGGGTGAGCAGATATCAAATAAGTGATACAGTCAATATATTCTCACATAAAGTTAGATGGGAGAAGGGTCCACGGGGAGTCATTAGAATTGTCCCTAAGAAGGGCGATATTTGGGCCTTATATAGAAATTGGTCTCCAGATTGGAATGAGCTTACACCTGATGATGTGATATACAAGTATGAAATGGTGGAAATACTTGATGATTATAGTGACGAGGATGGTGTGTCTGTCATCCCGCTTGTGAAAGTTGCTGGTTTCAAAGCAATATTCCATCGACATATGGACCCATTGGAGGCGAAGAGGATTGCAAGAGAAGAGATGTTTCGTTTTTCGCATCAAGTTCCTTCTTATTTGCTTACAGGTGAAGAATCTCATAGTGCTCTAAAGGGCTGCCTTGAATTGGACCCGGCAGCGACACCTATTGAACTTCTTCAGGTTATTACGGAAGTTAAGGAGGATGTGGGAATGGAGACAAATGAACAACAATCAG TTAAGCAGTTTTAA